A single genomic interval of Spinacia oleracea cultivar Varoflay chromosome 6, BTI_SOV_V1, whole genome shotgun sequence harbors:
- the LOC110802441 gene encoding sphingolipid delta(4)-desaturase DES1-like: MGAGRGEERDDKEGTMAADFFWSYTDEPHASRRRQILSQYPQIKELFGPDPWAFAKITMVVSIQLATATLLHDASFLKILIVAYFFGSFLNHNLFLAVHELSHNLAFSTPSYNRWLGILANLPIGVPMSITFQKYHLEHHRFQGVDGMDMDIPSKAEAYMVRNAFTKSIWVVLQLFFYALRPLFLKPKPPCLWELTNLTIQVALDASMVYFYGWRCFAYLIASTFVGGGLHPMAGHFISEHYVFNPDQETYSYYGPLNLLTWHVGYHNEHHDFPRIPGTKLHKVREIAPEYYEGLESYKSWSQVIYMYIMDRTVGPFSRMKRKPKKSE, from the exons ATGGGGGCAGGAAGAGGGGAGGAGAGAGACGATAAAGAAGGAACAATGGCGGCAGATTTCTTCTGGTCATACACAGATGAACCTCATGCTTCCAGAAGGCGGCAGATCCTCTCTCAATACCCTCAAATTAAAGAGCTTTTTGGCCCTGATCCTTGGGCTTTTGCTAAG ATTACAATGGTTGTGTCCATTCAGCTTGCAACCGCTACTCTACTTCATGATGCAAGCTTCCTTAAAATACTAATAGTAGCTTACTTTTTTGGATCATTCCTTAACCACAACCTTTTCTTGGCCGTCCATGAGCTTAGCCATAACCTCGCTTTCTCTACTCCATCTTACAATCGCTGGCTTGGAATTCTCGCAAACCTACCTATTGGTGTGCCGATGTCTATCACATTCCAAAAATATCATCTCGAGCATCATAGGTTTCAAGGTGTTGATGGAATGGACATGGACATTCCAAGCAAAGCCGAGGCTTATATGGTCCGAAATGCCTTTACTAAATCAATATGGGTTGTGTTACAACTCTTCTTCTATGCTCTTCGTCCATTATTTCTCAAACCAAAGCCACCTTGTTTATGGGAACTCACCAATTTGACCATCCAAGTAGCACTTGATGCCTCCATGGTTTACTTTTATGGATGGAGATGTTTTGCTTATTTGATCGCGTCTACTTTTGTTGGGGGTGGGTTACATCCAATGGCAGGTCACTTCATCTCCGAGCATTATGTCTTCAACCCTGATCAAGAAACATACTCTTATTACGGTCCTTTGAACCTTCTAACATGGCATGTTGGTTACCACAACGAGCACCATGACTTTCCGAGGATTCCAGGAACAAAGCTTCACAAGGTGAGAGAAATTGCACCTGAGTACTATGAAGGTTTAGAGTCATACAAATCATGGAGTCAGGTTATTTATATGTATATAATGGATAGAACAGTCGGACCTTTTAGCCGGATGAAGAGAAAACCCAAGAAATCAGAGTAG